From the genome of Bradyrhizobium elkanii USDA 76, one region includes:
- a CDS encoding tetratricopeptide repeat protein encodes MTRFSNAIARCAVILIVASVTPALAFDTGQSAAGGIHVTTTPCMLAKYKKQPCPLPALADVTDATQQAAARIDRAKFYIDTGELPNALVEADEALKLTPNNVDIRHLVARLALTTGDSARAEREIKLALQQRSDDANLQATDAARLIDTRPDQALPLFDRILSAHPDHRFSREARARLRLALGLPDEAVADLDFLLTGDQRNSNLLALRGKANVAAGHPQQAVADLTEALKEEPRLDLVVTRAMANEILGDDAAALQDYNTVLGPIGSRPNYAIGGNELARYRMQRALVSVRLKRFGDAATEAVEALNAGGRRTLLKAQVFLRQNGFPDVALDGQPSEELKKAMQACMGLNSCFEKVSDSL; translated from the coding sequence ATGACGAGATTTTCGAATGCCATCGCGCGTTGCGCGGTAATCCTGATCGTCGCGTCAGTCACACCAGCGCTCGCGTTCGACACCGGACAATCCGCGGCCGGCGGCATCCACGTGACCACCACCCCCTGCATGCTCGCGAAATACAAGAAGCAGCCCTGCCCGTTGCCGGCGCTCGCCGACGTAACGGACGCAACACAGCAGGCGGCCGCGCGCATCGACCGCGCGAAGTTCTACATTGACACGGGCGAACTGCCCAATGCGCTCGTCGAAGCGGACGAGGCACTGAAGCTCACTCCAAACAACGTAGATATCCGTCACCTCGTGGCGCGTCTCGCGCTGACGACCGGAGATAGCGCTCGCGCCGAACGCGAGATCAAGCTCGCCCTGCAACAGCGTTCCGACGATGCAAACCTGCAAGCGACTGATGCAGCGCGCCTGATCGACACGCGACCGGATCAGGCATTGCCCCTGTTCGACAGGATATTGTCGGCGCATCCCGACCATCGCTTCTCCCGGGAGGCACGCGCGAGGCTTCGCTTGGCGCTTGGCCTGCCCGACGAGGCTGTGGCTGACCTGGATTTCCTCCTTACCGGCGATCAGCGAAACAGCAACCTGCTTGCGCTCCGGGGCAAGGCCAACGTCGCTGCCGGGCATCCGCAACAGGCCGTAGCCGACTTGACCGAAGCCTTGAAGGAGGAGCCGCGGCTCGATCTGGTCGTCACGCGCGCCATGGCCAACGAAATTCTAGGCGACGACGCTGCGGCGCTGCAGGACTACAACACGGTCCTTGGCCCGATCGGAAGCCGGCCGAACTATGCCATTGGCGGCAACGAACTCGCCCGCTACCGCATGCAGCGGGCTCTCGTCTCGGTCCGATTGAAGCGCTTCGGGGATGCGGCCACGGAAGCTGTCGAGGCATTGAACGCGGGCGGCCGTCGCACGCTGCTGAAGGCGCAGGTGTTTCTTCGCCAGAACGGTTTCCCGGACGTCGCGCTGGATGGTCAGCCCTCGGAAGAACTCAAGAAGGCGATGCAGGCTTGCATGGGCCTGAATTCATGCTTCGAGAAGGTCAGCGATTCACTGTGA
- the ilvD gene encoding dihydroxy-acid dehydratase produces the protein MDAKTNIKGRLPSRHVTEGPERAPHRSYLYAMGLTTAQIHQPFVGVASCWNEAAPCNISLMRQAQAVKKGVASAGGTPREFCTITVTDGIAMGHDGMRSSLPSRECIADSVELTVRGHSYDALVGLAGCDKSLPGMMMAMVRLNVPSIFIYGGSILPGNFRGQPVTVQDMFEAVGKHSVGAMSDEDLDEIERVACPSAGACGAQFTANTMATVSEAIGLALPYSAGAPAPYEIRDSFCAAAGEKVMELIEKNIRPRDIVTREALENAAAVVAASGGSTNAALHLPAIAHECGIKFNLFDVAEIFKKTPYVADLKPGGRYVAKDMFEVGGIPLLMKTLLDNGHLHGNCLTVTGRTIAENLKSVKWNPHQDVVRPADNPITVTGGVVGLKGNLAPEGAIVKVAGMSNLRFTGPARCFDREEDAFEAVQKRTYREGEVIVIRYEGPKGGPGMREMLATTAALTGQGMGGKIALITDGRFSGATRGFCIGHIGPEAAVGGPIGLLQDGDIIEIDAVAGTLNVNLSDAELANRKTKWAPRATNHTSGALWKYAEQVGPAVDGAVTHPGGAYEKQCYADV, from the coding sequence ATGGACGCCAAGACGAACATCAAGGGCAGGCTGCCCAGCCGTCACGTGACGGAAGGGCCCGAGCGCGCTCCGCACCGTTCCTATCTCTACGCGATGGGGCTGACGACAGCCCAGATTCATCAACCCTTTGTCGGCGTTGCTTCATGTTGGAATGAAGCGGCTCCGTGCAACATTTCGCTGATGCGCCAGGCGCAGGCGGTGAAGAAGGGCGTCGCCTCGGCCGGCGGCACGCCGCGCGAGTTCTGCACCATCACCGTCACCGACGGCATCGCGATGGGCCATGACGGCATGCGCTCGTCGCTGCCGTCGCGCGAATGCATCGCCGATTCGGTCGAGCTCACGGTCCGCGGCCACTCCTATGACGCGCTGGTCGGGCTCGCCGGCTGCGACAAGTCGCTGCCGGGCATGATGATGGCGATGGTCCGCCTCAACGTGCCGTCGATCTTCATCTATGGCGGCTCGATCCTGCCCGGCAACTTCCGCGGCCAGCCGGTCACCGTTCAGGACATGTTCGAGGCGGTCGGCAAGCACTCGGTCGGAGCCATGTCGGACGAGGACCTCGACGAGATCGAGCGGGTGGCCTGCCCGTCGGCCGGCGCCTGCGGCGCCCAGTTCACCGCCAACACCATGGCGACCGTCTCCGAGGCGATTGGCCTTGCGCTCCCGTATTCCGCCGGGGCCCCGGCGCCTTACGAGATCCGCGACTCCTTCTGCGCTGCCGCGGGCGAGAAGGTGATGGAGCTGATCGAGAAAAACATCCGGCCCCGCGACATCGTCACCCGCGAAGCCCTTGAAAATGCTGCGGCCGTGGTTGCAGCCTCAGGTGGTTCGACCAATGCTGCGCTGCACCTGCCGGCGATCGCCCATGAGTGCGGCATTAAATTCAATTTGTTCGACGTCGCCGAAATCTTCAAAAAGACTCCTTACGTCGCGGATTTGAAGCCGGGCGGCCGTTATGTTGCCAAAGACATGTTTGAAGTAGGTGGCATTCCGCTGCTGATGAAGACGCTGCTCGACAATGGCCACCTGCACGGGAATTGCCTGACCGTCACTGGCCGAACGATCGCCGAAAACCTCAAAAGCGTGAAATGGAATCCGCACCAGGATGTGGTGCGGCCCGCCGACAATCCGATCACCGTGACGGGTGGGGTTGTCGGGCTGAAGGGTAATCTCGCTCCGGAGGGTGCGATCGTGAAGGTCGCGGGAATGTCCAACCTGAGGTTTACCGGTCCGGCCCGGTGCTTCGACCGCGAGGAAGACGCCTTCGAGGCGGTGCAGAAGCGCACCTACAGGGAAGGCGAGGTTATCGTGATCCGCTACGAGGGGCCCAAGGGCGGTCCCGGCATGCGGGAGATGCTGGCGACCACGGCGGCGCTGACCGGGCAAGGGATGGGCGGCAAGATTGCCCTGATCACCGATGGCCGGTTCTCCGGCGCCACCCGTGGCTTCTGCATCGGACATATTGGACCCGAGGCGGCTGTCGGCGGGCCGATCGGGTTGTTGCAAGACGGCGACATCATTGAGATCGATGCGGTCGCCGGCACCCTTAACGTAAATTTGAGCGACGCCGAACTCGCAAATCGTAAGACCAAATGGGCCCCGCGCGCGACGAACCATACATCTGGTGCGCTGTGGAAGTACGCCGAGCAAGTGGGGCCGGCGGTGGATGGCGCAGTCACCCATCCGGGTGGCGCGTACGAGAAACAGTGTTATGCGGACGTTTAG
- a CDS encoding tetratricopeptide repeat protein — MRTFRRTILAFALGAIPVAGPGFGFDGAPVNPQDTVLPVVSPQPGTAGALKRAATPVAPAATSPTSSFSTLQYQAEGGHPVAQWKLGKMYAEGDGVIQDDMRAFEYFSRIANAHAEDSPSAPQASIVANAFVALGRYYLSGIPNSKVKADTERAREMFSYAASYFGNADAQYDLARLYLKTPDASRDDFRYGARWLGLAAQKGQHQAQALLGQMLFNGDRLPPQRARGLMWLTLARDSATPDEAWIKESYNRAIAKASEDDRAMALQMLEHWVQGRRD; from the coding sequence ATGCGGACGTTTAGGCGTACGATATTGGCGTTTGCGTTAGGGGCCATTCCGGTGGCGGGCCCCGGATTCGGATTCGACGGCGCTCCGGTCAACCCACAAGATACGGTTCTTCCTGTGGTTTCCCCGCAGCCGGGGACAGCCGGCGCGCTGAAACGGGCCGCGACCCCGGTGGCGCCTGCGGCGACCTCGCCGACCTCGTCGTTCAGCACGCTGCAGTATCAGGCCGAGGGCGGTCACCCCGTCGCGCAGTGGAAGCTCGGCAAGATGTACGCCGAGGGCGATGGCGTCATCCAGGACGACATGCGCGCCTTCGAGTATTTCAGCCGGATCGCCAATGCGCATGCCGAGGATTCGCCGTCGGCGCCGCAGGCCTCGATCGTGGCCAACGCCTTCGTCGCGCTCGGCCGCTACTATCTGAGCGGCATTCCCAATTCCAAGGTGAAGGCGGACACCGAGCGGGCGCGGGAGATGTTCTCCTATGCCGCGTCCTATTTCGGCAATGCCGACGCCCAGTACGACCTTGCCCGGCTGTACCTGAAGACGCCGGACGCCTCGCGGGACGACTTCCGCTACGGCGCGCGCTGGCTCGGGCTCGCCGCCCAGAAGGGCCAGCATCAGGCGCAGGCGCTGCTTGGCCAGATGCTGTTCAACGGCGACCGGCTGCCGCCGCAGCGGGCACGCGGCCTGATGTGGCTGACGCTGGCGCGCGACAGCGCGACGCCGGATGAGGCCTGGATCAAGGAAAGCTACAACCGGGCGATCGCCAAGGCGTCCGAGGACGATCGCGCGATGGCGCTGCAGATGCTCGAGCACTGGGTGCAGGGCCGCCGGGATTGA
- a CDS encoding efflux RND transporter periplasmic adaptor subunit, whose protein sequence is MKKRNLVLTVAVLGIAAGAAYMTRTSWMGGGAATAQGTARPRVVSVDLAKAERKSVPVDADAIGQVTPISSVALKSRLETTIVSVHFEDGARVNEGDLLFTLDARQIDAQIEQAEGVLARDQAQLEGAQRDLRRYTELVGKGATTQVNLDNAKTQSDVLIGTIKADRFALENLRVQKSYTVIRAPFAGRIGAANVKVGNFVRPADTQPLAVINQMAPVYVTFAIPQRALVDLRDAMGKGDSKVIATIPGHQRSERGKVAMVENAVDATTGMVTVRGIMSNESETLWPGTIVQTKLIIRSEDAVVVPTVAVQRSQNGNFVFVVKDGVAKVRPVKVDRTFQGSSVISDGLAGDESVVVDGQLLLSEGSRVELRARKAGA, encoded by the coding sequence ATGAAAAAACGAAATTTGGTTCTGACTGTCGCTGTTCTCGGCATTGCGGCCGGGGCGGCTTACATGACCCGCACGTCATGGATGGGTGGCGGTGCCGCCACCGCGCAAGGGACGGCGCGGCCGCGCGTGGTGTCCGTGGATCTCGCCAAGGCGGAACGCAAATCGGTTCCGGTCGATGCCGATGCCATTGGACAGGTCACGCCGATCTCCAGCGTGGCGCTGAAGTCGCGGCTGGAGACCACCATTGTCTCGGTGCATTTCGAGGACGGCGCCAGGGTCAATGAGGGCGATCTGCTGTTCACGCTCGACGCGCGGCAGATCGACGCGCAGATCGAGCAGGCCGAGGGCGTCCTGGCGCGCGACCAGGCCCAGCTCGAGGGCGCGCAGCGCGACCTCCGCCGCTACACCGAACTGGTCGGCAAGGGCGCAACCACCCAGGTCAACCTCGACAACGCCAAGACCCAGTCCGACGTCCTGATCGGCACCATCAAGGCTGACCGGTTCGCGCTGGAAAACCTTCGCGTCCAGAAGAGCTACACCGTCATCCGCGCACCATTCGCGGGGCGGATCGGCGCTGCCAATGTCAAGGTCGGCAACTTCGTCCGCCCCGCCGACACCCAGCCGCTCGCGGTCATCAACCAGATGGCACCGGTCTATGTCACCTTCGCGATCCCGCAGCGGGCGCTGGTCGATCTGCGCGACGCCATGGGGAAAGGCGATTCCAAGGTCATCGCGACCATTCCCGGTCACCAGCGCTCCGAGCGCGGCAAGGTCGCGATGGTCGAGAACGCCGTCGACGCGACCACCGGCATGGTGACCGTGCGCGGCATCATGAGCAACGAGAGCGAGACGCTGTGGCCCGGCACCATCGTGCAGACCAAGCTGATCATCCGCAGCGAAGACGCGGTCGTGGTGCCGACGGTCGCGGTGCAGCGCAGCCAGAACGGCAATTTCGTTTTTGTCGTCAAGGACGGCGTCGCCAAGGTCCGGCCGGTCAAGGTCGATCGCACCTTCCAGGGCAGCTCCGTGATCTCAGACGGATTGGCGGGCGATGAAAGCGTCGTTGTCGACGGCCAGCTGCTGCTGTCCGAGGGATCGCGGGTCGAACTGCGGGCACGCAAGGCCGGAGCCTGA
- a CDS encoding tetratricopeptide repeat protein, with amino-acid sequence MSMFETDPRQTVRSCTFTLSQDQLAPAERAEALKVRGRALHRTEHLDDAIRDYEAALKIAPDDPELHLRRGWTAFDKRDFETLFAHARRALELKPGYGNVYGMIGAALSLGGPEKFAQARAAYDEAIRLQPDDPLARYNRFLLLKTNNLNGEAIEEAEAILRLPTPVITRPSEVTCYVRQTTYRIAMAIERALLLRIVGRINEAQQAYDHAVEIDPDPLTYAWRAEFRLTQTVYAPGAPPPSLSAAQDDLDKALTLDPDYWFSLNQQAMLHFGRREYQTAAAEFARALKGYPINGTMRWYYAKTLRALGKNEEAASEGITAFQLDPGFMEWELGELQKRGYLAAIAPDTDPRPAVTDAVRACMLDEDCR; translated from the coding sequence ATGAGCATGTTCGAGACCGATCCCCGCCAAACCGTCAGAAGCTGCACGTTCACCCTAAGCCAGGACCAGCTTGCGCCGGCGGAGCGTGCCGAAGCCTTGAAAGTGCGCGGCCGCGCTCTCCACAGGACCGAACATCTGGACGACGCCATCAGGGATTATGAAGCCGCCCTCAAGATCGCGCCTGACGATCCGGAACTGCACTTGCGCCGCGGCTGGACGGCATTTGACAAGCGGGATTTCGAGACGTTGTTCGCCCACGCCCGCCGCGCGCTGGAACTCAAGCCCGGATATGGCAATGTGTACGGCATGATTGGCGCGGCCCTTTCTCTGGGTGGACCGGAGAAATTCGCGCAGGCAAGAGCGGCATACGACGAGGCGATCCGGTTGCAGCCGGATGATCCGCTGGCACGCTACAATCGCTTCCTTTTGCTCAAGACAAACAACCTCAACGGTGAGGCAATCGAGGAAGCCGAGGCGATCCTTCGGTTGCCGACGCCTGTTATCACCCGACCATCGGAAGTCACCTGCTATGTAAGGCAGACCACTTACCGGATCGCAATGGCGATCGAGCGCGCACTTCTGCTCAGGATCGTCGGGCGCATCAATGAAGCGCAGCAAGCCTACGACCACGCGGTTGAGATCGATCCCGACCCGCTGACATATGCCTGGCGTGCAGAATTCAGGCTTACACAGACCGTGTACGCCCCGGGTGCGCCTCCGCCATCGTTGAGCGCAGCCCAGGACGATCTCGACAAGGCGCTGACTCTCGATCCCGACTACTGGTTCAGCCTAAACCAACAGGCGATGCTCCACTTCGGCCGCCGCGAATATCAAACGGCCGCAGCCGAATTCGCGCGGGCACTGAAGGGATATCCGATCAACGGCACCATGCGGTGGTACTACGCGAAGACGCTGCGAGCGCTCGGAAAGAACGAGGAAGCAGCCTCCGAGGGCATCACCGCATTCCAACTGGATCCGGGCTTCATGGAATGGGAGCTCGGCGAACTTCAAAAGCGCGGATACCTCGCCGCAATCGCGCCCGATACCGACCCGCGGCCAGCCGTGACCGATGCGGTTCGCGCCTGCATGCTTGACGAGGACTGTCGATGA
- the xth gene encoding exodeoxyribonuclease III → MRIATWNVNSVRQRIELLVNWLKECSPDIVCLQEIKCVDDAFPRLEVEALGYNVVTHGQKTFNGVALLSKLPFDETKSGLAGDDEDAHARFLEGVVTLKQGVIRVACLYLPNGNPANTDKYPYKLKWMSRLLGYAKERLKAEEPLILAGDFNVIPAARDVYNPAAWADDALFRPATREAFQSLLGLGLTDALRAVNDEPGQYTFWDYQAGAWQKNWGLRIDHLLMSPQASDRLIDVGIDSYVRAWEKPSDHVPVWADLDFETA, encoded by the coding sequence ATGCGCATCGCTACGTGGAACGTCAACTCGGTCCGGCAACGGATCGAACTTCTGGTCAACTGGCTGAAGGAGTGTTCCCCCGACATCGTCTGTCTGCAGGAGATCAAATGCGTCGACGACGCGTTTCCTCGCCTGGAGGTCGAGGCGCTCGGGTACAATGTCGTCACCCACGGCCAGAAGACCTTCAACGGCGTCGCGCTGCTCTCCAAGCTGCCGTTCGACGAAACCAAATCGGGCCTCGCCGGCGACGACGAGGACGCCCATGCCCGCTTCCTCGAAGGCGTCGTCACGCTGAAGCAGGGCGTGATCCGGGTCGCGTGCCTTTATCTGCCCAATGGCAACCCCGCCAATACCGACAAATATCCGTACAAGCTCAAGTGGATGTCCCGGCTTCTTGGGTATGCGAAGGAGCGGCTGAAGGCCGAGGAGCCGCTAATCCTGGCCGGAGACTTCAACGTCATCCCGGCGGCCCGCGACGTCTACAATCCCGCCGCCTGGGCCGATGACGCGCTGTTCCGCCCCGCCACCCGCGAGGCCTTCCAGTCGCTGCTCGGCCTCGGCCTGACCGACGCGCTCCGCGCCGTCAATGACGAGCCCGGCCAGTACACCTTCTGGGACTACCAGGCCGGCGCCTGGCAGAAGAACTGGGGCCTGCGCATCGACCACCTCTTGATGTCGCCGCAGGCGAGCGACCGGCTGATCGATGTCGGCATCGACAGCTATGTCCGGGCCTGGGAGAAGCCGTCCGACCATGTCCCGGTCTGGGCCGATCTCGATTTCGAGACCGCCTGA